The Hyperthermus butylicus DSM 5456 genome includes a region encoding these proteins:
- a CDS encoding slipin family protein, which yields MAGIVVSAQQPGGLEQIGDLLALAIGLLIVIIILAYSIRVVREYERVVVFRLGRIIGAKGPGIVIVIPIIDRVVMVDLRIHTVDVPRQRIITRDNVEVSVDAVVYYRVQDPIKAVTTVRNYHLAVTMLAQTVLRDIIGKSELDDLLTRRDEINKELQKILDELTDPWGIKVTAVTLKEVVLPEGLVRAMARQAEAERWRRAKIIEAEGERQAAKILAEAAEIYEQHPAALRLRELSTLLEVAKEKNLIVFYPLTAGFEGVASLTALAEARKRSGESR from the coding sequence TTGGCTGGTATTGTTGTGTCTGCTCAGCAGCCGGGTGGACTTGAGCAGATTGGTGACTTGTTGGCGCTGGCTATTGGGCTGCTAATAGTCATAATAATACTGGCGTACAGTATCCGTGTTGTACGGGAGTATGAGAGGGTTGTGGTGTTCCGTCTCGGCAGGATTATCGGTGCTAAGGGACCCGGCATAGTCATAGTTATACCCATCATTGACCGTGTGGTCATGGTTGACCTGCGTATCCATACGGTTGACGTGCCGAGGCAGAGGATCATAACTAGGGATAATGTTGAGGTTTCTGTGGATGCCGTTGTCTACTATCGTGTGCAGGACCCGATTAAGGCTGTTACGACTGTGCGCAACTACCATCTCGCCGTCACAATGCTGGCGCAGACCGTGTTGAGGGATATCATTGGCAAGAGCGAGCTGGACGACCTGCTGACCCGGAGGGATGAGATCAACAAGGAGCTGCAGAAAATCCTCGACGAGTTGACAGATCCATGGGGTATCAAGGTTACAGCTGTAACGTTGAAGGAGGTTGTACTGCCCGAGGGTCTCGTAAGGGCTATGGCTAGGCAGGCTGAGGCTGAGAGGTGGAGGAGGGCTAAGATAATCGAGGCTGAGGGCGAGAGGCAGGCAGCCAAGATACTCGCTGAAGCAGCTGAGATCTATGAGCAGCACCCGGCCGCGCTGAGGCTGCGTGAGCTATCCACGCTCCTCGAGGTGGCTAAGGAGAAGAACCTCATAGTCTTCTACCCGCTAACCGCTGGCTTCGAGGGTGTTGCAAGCCTTACAGCGCTTGCCGAGGCTCGGAAGAGGAGTGGGGAGAGCCGGTAG
- a CDS encoding thioesterase family protein, with product MARLEPGLRCVEEFRVEEEHTASHVGSGTVRVLSTPAMIAFMEITALHCAQRYLGEGETTVGTMVCVRHLAPAPVGVVVRVEAVLEKVEGRRLLFRVRAWWGDTLLGEGEHERYIVNTERFLAKVEKMLREKQEKETKS from the coding sequence GTGGCTAGGCTTGAGCCTGGGCTCCGGTGTGTTGAGGAGTTTCGTGTTGAGGAGGAGCATACAGCAAGCCATGTGGGTAGTGGGACTGTGAGGGTTCTCTCGACGCCTGCAATGATAGCGTTTATGGAGATAACTGCTCTACATTGTGCTCAGAGGTACCTGGGGGAGGGGGAGACCACGGTAGGCACAATGGTCTGTGTGCGACACCTTGCGCCAGCTCCGGTTGGCGTGGTTGTGCGTGTTGAGGCTGTGCTCGAGAAAGTTGAGGGTAGGCGGCTCCTGTTCCGTGTCCGGGCCTGGTGGGGTGATACACTGCTGGGTGAGGGTGAGCACGAGCGCTACATCGTGAACACGGAGAGGTTTCTGGCGAAAGTGGAGAAGATGCTGAGGGAGAAGCAGGAGAAAGAGACAAAAAGCTAG
- the upp gene encoding uracil phosphoribosyltransferase — MSRLELHVAENPALQRILLELRDEHTEPWRFRELLRLAGILLGYEAARFLPSRRDTVRTPLGATASAVRVADEELVVVAVLRAAAPMAMGLLELYPRAVLGFAAATRLEDTGRQQEGRLVFDVEVPYWRVPPVKDKTVIAVDPMLATGSTLSRIVARLEREGAKRIVVVSLIATREGLETLREAVKGEIAVVVGAVDPELNEKGFIVPGLGDAGDRSFGEA; from the coding sequence GTGAGCCGTCTAGAGCTACACGTCGCTGAGAATCCTGCCCTCCAACGCATCCTCCTAGAACTGCGTGACGAGCATACCGAGCCGTGGAGATTCCGGGAGCTGCTGAGGCTCGCCGGGATACTCCTCGGCTACGAGGCTGCCAGGTTCCTCCCATCTAGACGGGATACTGTGAGAACCCCCCTTGGCGCCACAGCTTCCGCTGTACGGGTAGCTGATGAAGAGCTTGTGGTGGTTGCTGTTCTCCGCGCGGCAGCACCCATGGCTATGGGGCTCCTCGAACTTTACCCCCGCGCCGTGCTAGGCTTCGCCGCCGCGACGAGGCTCGAGGATACGGGGAGGCAGCAGGAAGGTAGGCTAGTGTTCGACGTGGAGGTACCCTACTGGAGGGTGCCCCCAGTGAAGGATAAGACCGTCATCGCCGTGGACCCCATGCTAGCTACGGGAAGCACATTGTCGAGGATCGTGGCCCGCCTAGAGCGGGAAGGCGCCAAGAGAATCGTGGTGGTTTCCCTGATAGCTACTCGGGAGGGGCTAGAGACACTCCGCGAAGCCGTGAAGGGGGAAATAGCTGTTGTGGTCGGAGCCGTGGACCCAGAGCTGAACGAGAAGGGCTTCATAGTCCCCGGCCTGGGCGATGCCGGAGACCGCAGCTTCGGTGAAGCCTAG
- a CDS encoding DUF998 domain-containing protein — protein sequence MPKARCKLCMLLAVAGPLIPLAGIAVAATLASGWWSFWDNAFSDLGNPRYDPVTAIVFNSALYTGAVLITVYAVLCIPRAGGLEAVLLALVGFTLGLVAVFDETYGHAHFVASAAFFLAMIPYVIAYSAKRSPKLLATAALGTASTSLLWYMHLVRDTPPGAAPPELTSIILLLAFYTLHAREVLGGCGGAG from the coding sequence TTGCCAAAGGCTCGGTGCAAGCTCTGCATGCTTCTCGCTGTAGCTGGGCCCCTCATACCACTCGCCGGTATAGCCGTTGCGGCCACGCTTGCTTCGGGCTGGTGGAGCTTCTGGGACAACGCGTTTAGCGACCTTGGCAATCCGCGCTACGACCCCGTAACAGCCATAGTGTTTAACTCGGCGCTTTACACCGGCGCTGTGCTAATCACGGTCTACGCGGTTCTCTGCATCCCTAGGGCTGGAGGGCTCGAGGCAGTCCTCCTAGCCCTGGTCGGCTTCACGCTCGGGCTAGTAGCAGTGTTCGACGAGACATATGGTCATGCACACTTCGTGGCCTCTGCCGCGTTCTTCCTCGCAATGATACCCTACGTCATAGCCTACAGCGCGAAGCGCAGCCCCAAGCTGCTGGCAACAGCAGCACTGGGCACCGCATCAACCAGCTTGCTCTGGTACATGCACCTAGTGAGGGATACACCGCCTGGAGCAGCACCACCAGAGCTTACAAGCATCATACTACTCCTAGCATTTTACACTCTGCACGCCAGAGAAGTCCTGGGTGGCTGTGGTGGTGCAGGATAG
- a CDS encoding MoaD/ThiS family protein — translation MKVKAVFIQEFYELMGRFELEIELAEGATVRDLIEYIDSQVKPGFKSWILDEKGEPRYPVEIAVNGRRIDFLDGLETRLKDGDRVLFSPRALFVV, via the coding sequence TTGAAGGTAAAGGCTGTGTTTATCCAGGAGTTCTACGAGCTAATGGGTCGCTTTGAGCTCGAGATAGAGCTGGCTGAGGGGGCCACCGTTAGGGACCTCATAGAATACATCGATAGCCAGGTTAAGCCGGGTTTTAAGAGCTGGATTCTGGATGAGAAGGGTGAGCCACGCTACCCCGTGGAGATAGCTGTTAATGGGCGGAGGATAGACTTCCTAGACGGCCTAGAGACGAGGCTAAAGGATGGCGATAGAGTACTGTTCTCGCCACGCGCTCTCTTCGTGGTCTAG
- a CDS encoding nitroreductase family protein encodes MSCCIETISRHVSIRKYTDEPVKPEDLEAIVEAARRAPTSWGIQPFTVTIVTDGELKAKLAEAVGGQEHVAKAPVFLVFSVDYRKLAEAARIHGVEFAEPGLGHLLIGVVDAGIAAGWAALAAESLGYGIVFIALYSNPCRIAEILNLPEQVLPVVGLCVGRPAEKPSPKPRQPREVFAAENRYIALDEEAARKVAYVFGEKTQRIYSYVLSKGGYYEQVTRRLLECARRRGFRI; translated from the coding sequence ATGTCCTGCTGCATAGAAACAATTTCGCGTCACGTCAGCATCCGCAAATACACAGATGAGCCCGTCAAGCCTGAGGATCTCGAAGCCATTGTTGAGGCTGCACGGAGGGCACCCACGTCCTGGGGTATACAGCCTTTCACTGTAACCATTGTAACTGATGGAGAGCTGAAGGCTAAGCTTGCAGAAGCTGTAGGCGGCCAGGAGCACGTAGCTAAGGCCCCGGTGTTCCTCGTGTTTAGCGTCGACTACCGCAAGCTCGCCGAAGCCGCAAGGATTCACGGCGTGGAGTTTGCCGAGCCCGGGCTGGGCCACCTCCTCATAGGGGTGGTGGATGCCGGTATTGCAGCTGGCTGGGCGGCACTCGCAGCGGAGAGTCTGGGCTACGGCATAGTCTTCATAGCGCTCTACTCGAACCCCTGCCGCATAGCGGAAATCCTCAACCTGCCAGAGCAAGTGCTACCCGTTGTAGGACTATGTGTTGGGAGGCCTGCTGAGAAGCCATCACCCAAGCCGAGGCAGCCCAGGGAGGTATTCGCGGCAGAGAACCGCTACATAGCCCTAGACGAGGAGGCCGCCAGGAAGGTCGCATACGTGTTCGGCGAGAAGACACAAAGGATCTACAGCTACGTCCTAAGCAAGGGCGGTTACTACGAACAGGTTACCAGGAGGCTGCTGGAGTGCGCTAGGAGGAGGGGCTTCAGAATATAA
- the cutA gene encoding divalent-cation tolerance protein CutA yields MTSTAPIEGGVVVVYITTPRGKGKEIAQKLLEERLAACINITPVESGYWWQGKIENDQEDLLIVKTSMDKLPKLIEKVKEIHPYQVPEIVAVPVVACYAEYCRWVREETHQ; encoded by the coding sequence TTGACAAGTACAGCTCCCATAGAGGGTGGAGTAGTAGTAGTCTACATCACCACGCCCAGAGGTAAGGGCAAGGAAATAGCCCAGAAACTGCTCGAGGAAAGACTAGCTGCATGCATTAACATCACTCCTGTTGAGAGCGGATACTGGTGGCAAGGCAAGATAGAGAATGATCAGGAGGACTTGCTGATTGTGAAAACCTCTATGGACAAGCTACCCAAGCTGATTGAAAAAGTTAAGGAGATACATCCATACCAAGTACCCGAGATAGTTGCTGTACCCGTAGTAGCATGCTATGCCGAGTACTGCCGCTGGGTGCGCGAAGAAACCCACCAATAG